In Leptospira bourretii, a genomic segment contains:
- a CDS encoding peptidase domain-containing ABC transporter — protein MQSEVRRNLEKIRTVFRSNYLLAELDEAERENLLPYIEVRFVRLGQHLIKANQMPDHIHFVLTGRFGMKQNKQDLSLGRYAFVEVGESIGERITLTKTPSKHDYYALEPSIVLLLPTSRFLKLVDSHPEIAEKAKHREEEQEKFHYVRKLSFFDELSPEEIKLILKSIQLVKVGQGDFIFAEGEEGDAAYIVRSGKIQIRTENPRKIISIMRSGDILGEIAIFKQQKRLASAVASEDSDLYKIPGSIFRKVIGVEKGNKLEEIVQSRLLRYSTYKAKEKEENTIRPFVSKRFEFRKATKKIFIEQVTTDQMTLAGLVCSELALRTFDKPLPANWKIRIKNELSRNIVPGIFELAIELEKLGFLTKQQHLFTEQLSELENPVFITDDESVPCLLYLFDKDLDAVLISHPIKGVYELSISQFLNIWDGVVLQFSPAPAAMSADVSLISFFKELRLLFSPQKREIRWILVATVFSALLTLSLPYLIRQVVDQVLVFSDRNFLFTIVFGVALAIFFQTLFSLFRNLIAIGLMQSLEYNYFVRFFQHILNLTLPEFRKFETGDFTQRLKENQRILEITQRSGLFLILDLVTLPIYLFILFRLDTSLTFVGLFFLIIYSLFVVRSSAKIKKLQKHSFESKKKTTSFFLSLFAGMPLIKAAAMESRYLSKGLNEIARTILTNLRVGKRVHILELMSKFFEQIGLISVIAFGVSDVLAETLTLGSFLAFLVLYSLLMEPIVRLCHLYEDLSELRESRMRLTEIYSLPGEIVSQRPFGELPRLTGKITLDHISFRYSETSPNILSDINLEIEAGEKIAIVGRSGCGKSTLMRVMMGTLSPTKGKVFVDSFDLSTLDPEEVRIQFGAVEQNPILFSGTIAENLSKKNPSLNQESLLAGAKLASVDHFVDRFPMKYETKIGESGIGLSGGQRQRLAIARALVTNPSILFLDEPTSALDSETESHIQSQWETVFQDRTVIQISHRLHSTVSADKIIVLDEGRIVEMGTHAELITTKGFYYHLFPTLSEGDNDV, from the coding sequence ATGCAATCGGAAGTTAGGCGAAATCTTGAAAAAATCCGCACTGTGTTTCGCAGTAACTATTTACTTGCGGAGCTCGACGAAGCAGAACGTGAAAACCTGCTCCCTTATATCGAAGTACGTTTTGTTCGCTTAGGGCAACATTTAATCAAAGCCAACCAAATGCCTGATCACATCCATTTTGTCTTAACGGGCAGATTTGGAATGAAACAAAACAAACAGGATCTAAGTTTAGGAAGGTATGCTTTTGTTGAAGTTGGTGAGTCGATAGGGGAAAGAATCACACTTACGAAAACCCCATCAAAACATGATTATTATGCTTTAGAACCTTCGATTGTTTTACTCCTACCTACTTCTCGTTTTTTAAAGTTAGTTGATTCACATCCTGAAATTGCTGAGAAAGCAAAACACAGAGAAGAAGAACAAGAAAAATTTCATTACGTACGTAAACTTAGTTTTTTTGATGAATTATCTCCAGAAGAGATCAAACTCATTCTTAAGTCCATCCAGTTGGTAAAAGTTGGGCAAGGTGATTTTATTTTTGCCGAAGGCGAAGAAGGAGATGCAGCATACATTGTTCGATCGGGAAAAATTCAGATTCGGACAGAAAATCCCAGGAAAATTATCTCGATTATGCGTTCAGGAGATATCTTGGGTGAAATTGCTATCTTCAAACAACAGAAACGATTGGCGAGTGCCGTTGCTTCAGAAGATTCCGATTTATATAAAATTCCTGGATCTATTTTTCGTAAGGTCATTGGAGTTGAAAAAGGAAACAAGTTAGAAGAAATTGTTCAATCGCGTTTACTGCGTTATTCGACATACAAGGCAAAAGAAAAAGAAGAAAACACAATACGACCTTTTGTTTCAAAACGTTTTGAATTTAGAAAGGCCACCAAAAAAATTTTTATAGAACAGGTTACAACAGACCAAATGACTTTAGCTGGTTTGGTTTGTTCCGAATTGGCATTAAGAACCTTTGATAAACCTTTGCCGGCCAATTGGAAAATCAGAATTAAAAACGAATTAAGCAGAAATATTGTTCCTGGTATTTTTGAATTAGCAATCGAATTAGAAAAATTAGGTTTTTTAACAAAACAACAACATCTATTCACAGAACAACTTTCTGAATTAGAAAATCCAGTTTTTATTACTGATGATGAAAGTGTTCCTTGTCTTTTGTATTTATTTGATAAAGATTTAGATGCAGTTCTGATCTCTCATCCTATCAAAGGCGTGTATGAACTTTCTATTTCTCAATTTTTGAATATCTGGGATGGGGTGGTTCTTCAGTTTTCACCAGCACCTGCGGCTATGTCAGCCGATGTGAGTTTGATTAGTTTTTTCAAAGAACTTAGATTGTTGTTCAGCCCTCAAAAAAGAGAAATCCGTTGGATTTTGGTCGCAACTGTTTTTTCAGCTTTATTGACCTTATCATTACCGTATTTGATCCGTCAGGTGGTAGATCAGGTATTGGTTTTTTCAGACAGAAACTTTTTGTTTACCATAGTATTTGGTGTTGCACTAGCAATATTTTTCCAAACATTATTTTCTCTATTCCGCAATTTGATCGCCATCGGCCTTATGCAAAGTTTAGAATACAATTATTTTGTTCGATTTTTTCAACATATATTGAATTTAACCTTACCGGAATTTAGAAAATTTGAAACTGGAGACTTTACACAGAGGTTAAAAGAAAATCAAAGAATACTCGAAATTACTCAAAGATCTGGATTATTTTTGATTTTGGATTTGGTGACATTACCAATTTATCTTTTTATTTTATTTCGTTTAGATACTAGTCTTACTTTTGTTGGTCTTTTCTTTTTAATCATTTATTCCTTATTTGTCGTTCGTTCGAGTGCAAAAATTAAAAAATTACAAAAACATAGTTTTGAATCCAAAAAGAAAACAACTTCCTTTTTTCTTTCCTTATTTGCTGGGATGCCATTGATTAAAGCTGCCGCAATGGAAAGTCGGTATCTTTCTAAGGGGCTCAATGAAATTGCAAGAACCATTCTCACCAATTTACGAGTTGGAAAACGAGTACATATATTGGAGTTGATGAGCAAGTTTTTTGAACAGATTGGCTTAATTTCTGTGATTGCATTTGGTGTCAGTGATGTGTTAGCTGAAACACTTACACTGGGAAGTTTTTTGGCTTTCCTTGTTTTGTATTCCCTTCTTATGGAACCTATTGTTCGGCTTTGTCATTTATATGAAGATTTAAGTGAACTGAGAGAGTCGAGAATGCGCCTTACGGAGATTTATTCGTTACCAGGAGAAATCGTCAGCCAACGTCCGTTTGGTGAATTGCCAAGATTGACCGGAAAAATTACCTTAGACCATATTAGTTTTCGTTATTCGGAAACAAGTCCTAATATACTTTCCGATATTAATTTGGAAATTGAAGCAGGTGAAAAGATTGCGATCGTAGGGAGGAGTGGTTGTGGAAAATCAACTCTAATGCGAGTTATGATGGGTACATTATCTCCCACGAAAGGAAAGGTTTTTGTTGATTCCTTTGATCTTTCTACCCTAGATCCGGAAGAAGTGAGAATACAATTTGGTGCCGTCGAACAGAATCCCATATTATTTTCAGGTACAATTGCAGAGAATTTATCTAAAAAAAATCCATCATTGAATCAAGAATCTTTACTCGCCGGTGCAAAGTTAGCTTCGGTAGATCACTTTGTAGATCGATTTCCAATGAAGTATGAAACAAAAATTGGAGAATCGGGAATTGGACTCTCGGGTGGACAGCGGCAACGATTGGCAATCGCAAGGGCACTTGTTACAAATCCCAGTATTTTGTTTTTGGATGAGCCCACTTCTGCTTTAGATTCCGAAACAGAATCGCATATCCAATCACAATGGGAAACTGTATTCCAAGATAGAACTGTCATTCAAATTTCACATAGACTCCATAGTACAGTAAGTGCTGATAAAATCATTGTGTTAGATGAAGGACGTATTGTTGAGATGGGAACCCATGCGGAGTTGATTACAACAAAAGGATTTTATTATCATTTGTTCCCAACATTAAGCGAAGGGGATAATGATGTTTAA
- a CDS encoding HlyD family efflux transporter periplasmic adaptor subunit, which yields MMFKKFKNIKETDSNWESRHSASYYDELLKHPAPNWERKGIYLLTIFFLCFVLFLVFGKVDVVVQATGSIRPKGNYHVVEALETGTLTNLYVKSGDFLKKGDPIMELEFSEQQIELSKDTNNLDYEEKKLQRLIRNKREAEKILKNLAYNLENNSGSALSGGVLNKFVSLKKAHMDFQNGVGAKFIYDQSLLEFNEEFGNLKDEIQREENIISSLRGDTKLKRERVENAIIRMPFSGIIGELSVNNVGQNIIRGQTVASLMEEGQPLEAIVEVSSKDIGAVRIGLSSVIKVKAFHQNDFGVVEGTVSQIIPNTKEKDSFSVVLILGTQDLNQDGKEFQLFPGLKVMADIIIDRKSIYQILFRYADPRN from the coding sequence ATGATGTTTAAAAAATTTAAAAACATAAAAGAAACTGATTCTAATTGGGAATCAAGACATTCCGCATCCTATTATGATGAGTTATTAAAACACCCTGCGCCAAATTGGGAACGAAAAGGAATTTATCTACTCACAATATTTTTCCTATGTTTTGTTTTGTTCTTAGTATTTGGGAAAGTAGATGTTGTTGTACAAGCAACAGGGTCGATTCGGCCAAAAGGTAACTACCATGTAGTGGAAGCATTAGAAACAGGAACACTTACGAATTTATATGTAAAATCAGGGGACTTTCTTAAAAAAGGAGATCCCATTATGGAGTTAGAATTTTCCGAACAACAAATTGAATTATCGAAAGATACGAATAACTTAGATTATGAAGAAAAAAAATTACAACGTTTGATTCGAAACAAAAGAGAAGCAGAGAAAATTTTAAAAAACTTAGCCTATAATTTGGAAAACAATTCCGGTTCTGCTTTATCTGGTGGAGTCTTAAATAAATTTGTAAGCTTAAAAAAAGCTCATATGGATTTTCAAAATGGTGTTGGAGCAAAATTTATTTATGATCAAAGTTTATTAGAGTTTAATGAGGAATTTGGAAATTTAAAAGATGAGATCCAAAGAGAAGAGAATATTATTTCAAGTCTTAGAGGGGATACAAAGTTAAAAAGAGAAAGAGTTGAGAATGCCATCATTCGAATGCCTTTTTCTGGAATCATCGGTGAACTCTCTGTAAATAATGTTGGGCAAAATATAATAAGAGGACAAACTGTCGCTTCGTTAATGGAAGAAGGTCAACCATTAGAAGCCATTGTTGAGGTCAGTAGCAAAGATATTGGAGCAGTTCGGATTGGTTTATCATCTGTAATTAAAGTCAAAGCTTTTCATCAGAATGATTTTGGCGTAGTGGAAGGGACTGTTTCTCAAATTATCCCGAACACGAAAGAAAAGGATTCATTTTCAGTAGTATTGATTTTGGGAACACAAGATTTGAACCAAGATGGTAAAGAATTTCAATTGTTTCCTGGTTTGAAAGTTATGGCCGACATTATCATTGATCGGAAGAGTATTTATCAAATTTTATTTCGTTATGCGGATCCTAGGAATTAA